One region of Glycine max cultivar Williams 82 chromosome 9, Glycine_max_v4.0, whole genome shotgun sequence genomic DNA includes:
- the LOC100779146 gene encoding uncharacterized protein — MPKRGRTKKTAKATESVTEPQSQTQAPQFIDLEIQAMQRQIDAIRAVRDVEIEHLLTELRFLRSRFDGEELRKPVLHVFEETLPNLAVVVNGECNKNLEVKWRETEGCNDGVNLHASLLQRLSIASIPRFPGFEYSTNEGRMSFIGADDLHFKDIALEEPSDTQTLAVQEGLQTPGVTSQRLSVGMTPKTLRLPKPGEMLLSVHGSPLGVYKDNNMEAIHESEEG, encoded by the exons ATGCCAAAGCGTGGTAGAACCAAGAAAACCGCGAAAGCAACCGAATCAGTAACCGAACCTCAATCTCAAACGCAGGCACCACAATTCATCGACCTCGAAATCCAAG CGATGCAGCGACAAATCGACGCGATCAGGGCGGTTCGCGACGTCGAGATCGAGCACCTGCTCACGGAGCTGCGGTTCCTGCGCTCGCGGTTCGACGGCGAGGAGCTCCGGAAGCCCGTGCTGCATGTTTTCGAAGAAACCCTACCGAATCTCGCCGTCGTCGTGAACGGCGAGTGCAACAAGAATCTGGAAGTGAAATGGAGAGAGACGGAAGGGTGTAACGATGGTGTGAATTTGCACGCTTCTTTGCTCCAAAGGCTGTCCATCGCTTCCATCCCTCGCTTCCCTGGGTTTGAATATTCTACCAATGAAG GGAGAATGAGCTTTATTGGTGCTGATGACCTGCATTTCAAGGACATT GCTTTGGAGGAACCATCTGACACTCAGACTCTAGCAGTGCAAGAAGGTCTTCAGACTCCCGGT GTGACTAGTCAGAGGTTGTCAGTTGGGATGACACCCAAAACACTTAGGCTGCCCAAACCTGGCGAGATGCTTCTCTCTGTGCATGGATCACCTCTAGGTGTTTACAAGGATAATAACATGGAAGCCATACATG AGTCAGAGGAGGGTTGA